One Trueperaceae bacterium genomic window, GCTTGAATATGTTCTTATGGCTGTCTCGGGTTTATCTCCCGAGCGCACTGTCGTAGTAGTTGGTCATGATGCGGAGGCAGTCTCTGCTCGCTTCAGGAAATCGGGAATTAGCTTTGCTTATCAATCAGAACAGCTCGGTACTGGTCACGCTTTACTTCAGTCGTACCGGATCTTAAAAGGTTTTGGGGGCGATATTTTGGTTGTTAATGGAGATGCACCTCTAATTACCACGGGACTACTAAGAAGGCTTTATCGTCATCATTTAGTTAAGCACGGCAATATGTCGTTACTAACCTTCTGCGTTAAAGATCCCAACGGTTTTGGCCGCATATTCCGGAAATCTGACGGGCGGGTATCACGAATCATTGAACACAAGGATTGTGATGTTGAGGCTCTTGGCATACATGAGGTAAATACGGGTCTTTATGTATTTGACTATAGGGTATTTGATTTAGCTCAGGATATCTCAAACTCAAATCATGCAGGAGAGTACCTAATTACTGACCTAGTACAGCTATATACGGAGGGGGGTTATAAGGTCGAAGCTGTTAAGGGTGCTGGTTCGGTAGGGGTAGCTTTAGGTGTTAATGATCGAAGTCAACTGGTTGAGGCTGAGAAAGTTTTAAGGCACCGGATCAGGCAGCGATGGTTAAAAAGGGGGGTTACCTTTACGGATATCAAGTCAATTACAATCGATGACACGGTTAGCATTGGGCGTGCTGTTGAACTTGGCGCGAAAGTCAAGTTGTTAGGTACAACCTCAGTTGGAGACTTAGCCCAAGTTGGAGCGCACTCTGAGTTAACGGATTGTGAAGTTATAAAAGGCGCCGAGGTGCCCTGCCATACAGTCGCAAAGAACGAAAAATTTGATTCCTAGAGTAGGTGCTAGAGATAGAAATACGAGCCATAATTAGGGCAAGATACGTGGTAAAGTACGTCTAATGAAGATGTTCAACAAACCAGCTGCGGTTTTGGCTCTTGAAGACGGAACAATATATAAAGGCTTTGCGTTTGGCTATACCGGTAGGACCGTTGGTGAAGTGATTTTTAACACCTCTATGACGGGGTATCAAGAGATACTTACCGATCCTAGCTATAACGGGCAAATTGTTACCATGACGTATCCGCACATCGGAAATTACGGAGTATCTGTTTACGATATGGAATCAAACAGGCCATACGCTAAAGGATTTATTGTTCGTGAGTTTAGTAGAACTGCCAGTAATCACAGGTCCAATCAAGATCTACAAAGCTTTATGGAACAGCATAAGATTGTAGGTATTGAAGGTATAGACACACGAGCTCTTACCCGGCGTTTACGTAGTGGTGGCGTGATTAAAGGCGCAATTATTCATGGTGAGACGAACGCTGAATCAGAGGGAGCGTTGGTTCGTCAAGCCAGAGAGCATGAAGACATAGACGGGAGGGATATGACTCCTGAGGTGACAACTGCCCTTCCGTACGCTCGGCCAACCTTTAGAGAGAACCCTAGGGTGGTTGTTATAGATTTTGGTATCAAACACTCGATCGTGTATAAACTTGAGTTAGCGGGAGCAGAGGTAATAGTAGTGCCAGCACAGACAACCCCAGCTCAAATTATGGCTCTTAACCCTTATGGCCTGGTTCTTTCAAACGGCCCTGGCGATCCCGATGGGCCGACCTATGCTCACGACACTGTGTGGCAGCTTCTAGGACTGCTGCCGACATATGGGATTTGCCTCGGACATCAGTTACTGGGATTGGCTGTTGGCGGCCGGAAGTTCAAATTAAAGTATGGTCATCATGGTGCCAACACGCCAGTCAAAAATGTCATTACGGGTGCTGTTGAGATAACCAGCCAGAATCACAACTACGCTGTTGATATTGATACCTTACCTAGTAAGCAATTCCAAGCGACACATATTAATCTAAATGATGGCACTCTCGAGGGAATGGCTCATACACGTTATCCAGTATTTAGTGTTCAATACCACCCAGAAGCAAGCCCAGGTCCTCATGATGCTGGGTACCTGTTCCACCGATTTATCGAAGAAGTTAACGCTTTTGAGGGGGCATCTGCTTTACCCGCAGTTAGGAACCAAAGCCTTATTTAGCTCATTAGACGAAGTCATAAGATTGAAGTGTAAAAACTCAGTTTAGCGTTTGGGCAGGATCATTCCGCATTTTACGTTGGCGGGATAGTAGGTAGAGGCCTAAACCGAGAGGACCTGCAAACATTGTCAGAATGAGGTAAAAACCAGACCGGATCCTCCAGTATTTAGCGTCTCGAAATATCCAAACCCCGGCGAATAAGTCCAATGTTATGAAATGTGTCCAAGCAACTACCACGCCCCAGTCACTTGAGAGAACAGATTTAAGCCCTTCAAAACTGAGATTAAATCCCCCAAGGTTGGTAGAAATAGCTGAGGCTATTACAAGAAAGTAAATACATCCAAAGGCTATAAAAGGCCAATAGCTAGTGACAAGGTTTTGTGTGAACTTGTTACGCGGGAAAAGAATCATGGAGACCCAGAACGGTATTGATAATAATTGAATGAGCTGCAAGAAATTATCGGCCATGAGTTAGTTTAGTCGATATGAATTCGGATTGATTTGATCAATAAACAATCCCGGTTCTTATTGCCAATCTAGTTAGCCAAGAGAAGTATGAAAAGTTACAGTTCATTGGTATCGTACCAAAGTGTCACTGGCCCCATATTTACTAACTCAATTTCCATCTCAGCTCCGAAGACCCCTGTGGCAACCGAGGCGTCCTCATCAGAAGCCTGAGCGATAAATTCTTTATACAGAGGCTCAGCAATCTCGGAAGGAGCAGCTTCGGAGAATCCTGGTCGATTGCCACGTTTTAGCTCTGCGAAGAGGGTGAATTGACTAACTACAAGCATCGATCCGTTAGCGGTTTTGAGGTCAAAGTTCATCCGGCCCGCTCCGTCAGGAAAGAGGCGAGCCCTTATGATTTTTTTTGCGAGTGCCTGAGCGTCTCTCGTACTGTCGCACAGGCCGATACCTAAAAACACCAACAAGCCTTTATCTATTTGGCTTAATGTGTCTCCGTTTACTTTTACCTCTGCTCGTGAGACTCTTTGTACGAGGGCTCTCATTTTTTGTAGGCCTCCTTTACGACGTCAAAATTCATTGTCTAACATTTTCTCTTCCAAGGTTAATTACCTGGAAATTATTAAAGTAAATTCTTTTTGAAAGAAGTCGTACTTTATAAAGCATCTTCTAAAGATTTGGGTCCAAGGGTATCCAAATGCTTTTTGAGGGCCTTCATGTCCTCCCACATTTGCCATTTGGGACCCCCTTGGTCACGACTGGGGTTCCTTAGTAGATAAGCTGGGTGAAACAGGGGGAAAATAGGAATTTGGTTCCATGAGTACCATTTACCGTGAGTTTTCGTAATCCCATCCAAGGTCTGAAGAAAATATCGAGTAGGAACATTACCGAGTGTTGCAATAACCTGTGGTTGGATAAGGTTGATCTGTTCCATCAAGACAGGTGTGCTAGCCGCAATCTCGGCGGGCTTGGGGTTACGGTTCTTGGGCGGCCTAAATTTGACGATATTAGTTATATAAATATCGTCCCGGGTGATTCCTACACTCGAAATAATCTTATCGAGAAGTTGGCCAGCCCTACCGACAAAGGGGCGGCCACTTTGATCTTCTTCTTGGCCAGGCCCTTCACCGATCAACATAAGGTCAGCGTTCGGATTACCTTCGCCAAATACTTGATTCTCGCTTAAATCGGAGAGGGCTTGTGGTTTCTGCGAAGCAAGGCGTTCAAGTTCATCCAAGGTCACGAGTTAAGCATACCAATGTCGCTGATTGAGAAATCCTGATGTGTTCATAAATCGGCAGGAAGAGGCAAATTACAAATGGATGGACCGAAAAAAATCGG contains:
- a CDS encoding carbamoyl phosphate synthase small subunit; the protein is MKMFNKPAAVLALEDGTIYKGFAFGYTGRTVGEVIFNTSMTGYQEILTDPSYNGQIVTMTYPHIGNYGVSVYDMESNRPYAKGFIVREFSRTASNHRSNQDLQSFMEQHKIVGIEGIDTRALTRRLRSGGVIKGAIIHGETNAESEGALVRQAREHEDIDGRDMTPEVTTALPYARPTFRENPRVVVIDFGIKHSIVYKLELAGAEVIVVPAQTTPAQIMALNPYGLVLSNGPGDPDGPTYAHDTVWQLLGLLPTYGICLGHQLLGLAVGGRKFKLKYGHHGANTPVKNVITGAVEITSQNHNYAVDIDTLPSKQFQATHINLNDGTLEGMAHTRYPVFSVQYHPEASPGPHDAGYLFHRFIEEVNAFEGASALPAVRNQSLI
- a CDS encoding D-tyrosyl-tRNA(Tyr) deacylase, which codes for MRALVQRVSRAEVKVNGDTLSQIDKGLLVFLGIGLCDSTRDAQALAKKIIRARLFPDGAGRMNFDLKTANGSMLVVSQFTLFAELKRGNRPGFSEAAPSEIAEPLYKEFIAQASDEDASVATGVFGAEMEIELVNMGPVTLWYDTNEL
- a CDS encoding uracil-DNA glycosylase, whose amino-acid sequence is MDELERLASQKPQALSDLSENQVFGEGNPNADLMLIGEGPGQEEDQSGRPFVGRAGQLLDKIISSVGITRDDIYITNIVKFRPPKNRNPKPAEIAASTPVLMEQINLIQPQVIATLGNVPTRYFLQTLDGITKTHGKWYSWNQIPIFPLFHPAYLLRNPSRDQGGPKWQMWEDMKALKKHLDTLGPKSLEDAL